The Geotalea uraniireducens Rf4 genome window below encodes:
- the hprK gene encoding HPr(Ser) kinase/phosphatase, with protein MNTISLSIKDLLEDQAYGLDLNLIAGESGLSHRLYSSRIQKPGLALTGYTEHLHPDRVQVLGNTEISYLRQIPEDLAALHIGKLCSFPISCFIITKGLVPPAFLKKAAEEAGIPLLGTPHQSSTFISLITKFMEESLLPTTHIHGVLVDVLGVGVLLLGKSGIGKSECALDLVIRGHRLVADDIIHIKKKMPAALVGQAGETIQYHMEIRGLGIINVKDLYGVSSIREKKIIDMVLELVEWDPDQEYERLGIDDQVYAILGVELPHLKIPVRPGRNLTSIIEVAARNFLLKGMGYYSARDFHERLLARMEVRPLGNEVE; from the coding sequence TTGAACACGATCAGCCTTTCCATCAAAGACCTGCTTGAAGATCAGGCATATGGCCTTGATCTCAATCTGATCGCGGGTGAAAGTGGGCTTTCACACCGGCTCTACAGCTCACGCATTCAGAAACCGGGTCTGGCTCTTACCGGTTATACCGAGCACCTGCACCCGGATCGGGTACAGGTGCTCGGCAATACGGAAATATCGTACCTGAGGCAGATCCCCGAAGATCTGGCTGCCTTGCATATAGGCAAACTCTGTTCCTTTCCCATCTCCTGTTTTATCATCACCAAAGGGTTGGTCCCTCCCGCTTTTTTGAAAAAAGCTGCCGAGGAGGCTGGAATCCCGCTGCTGGGGACTCCTCACCAGTCGTCCACATTTATTTCCCTGATTACCAAGTTCATGGAGGAAAGCCTTCTTCCCACCACCCACATTCACGGCGTTCTGGTTGATGTGCTCGGAGTGGGAGTGCTTCTTCTCGGTAAAAGCGGCATCGGTAAAAGCGAGTGTGCCCTTGACCTGGTAATTCGCGGTCACCGCCTCGTTGCCGACGACATTATCCATATCAAGAAAAAAATGCCTGCTGCATTGGTGGGACAGGCTGGAGAGACGATTCAATACCACATGGAAATCCGCGGGCTAGGTATTATAAATGTCAAGGATCTCTACGGTGTTTCTTCCATCCGAGAAAAAAAAATTATCGATATGGTTCTGGAACTTGTGGAATGGGACCCTGACCAGGAGTACGAACGTCTTGGAATTGACGACCAGGTTTACGCCATTCTCGGAGTCGAACTTCCCCATCTGAAGATCCCGGTCCGGCCTGGACGAAACCTTACCTCAATAATAGAAGTGGCGGCCAGGAATTTCCTGCTTAAAGGAATGGGATATTATTCTGCCCGGGATTTCCATGAAAGGCTGCTTGCGCGTATGGAAGTCCGTCCTTTGGGAAACGAGGTGGAATAA
- a CDS encoding PTS sugar transporter subunit IIA: protein MGRINIIGFLQPEDIIPDLTSDQKDQVLAELAAKVEERNPGLNRAELCKILQERERLGSTGIGDGVAIPHGKVKNAKELVLVFGRSLAGVDFNSLDGRPAQLFFLLVAPDEAVGIHLKMLARISRILKDPATRKRLLDAADAAAIYNVIREQDSCY, encoded by the coding sequence GTGGGGAGGATCAATATTATCGGCTTTCTGCAGCCGGAAGATATCATTCCCGACCTCACCTCCGATCAGAAAGATCAAGTTCTCGCCGAGCTTGCTGCAAAGGTGGAAGAACGCAATCCGGGGCTCAATCGCGCGGAACTTTGCAAGATTCTGCAGGAACGTGAAAGGCTCGGGAGCACCGGCATTGGAGATGGCGTTGCAATTCCACACGGCAAGGTCAAGAACGCCAAAGAGCTTGTGCTTGTCTTTGGCCGCAGCCTGGCTGGGGTAGATTTCAATTCACTTGACGGCCGACCTGCGCAACTGTTTTTTCTCCTGGTCGCTCCTGACGAGGCTGTTGGGATACATCTGAAAATGTTGGCACGGATCTCCAGAATCCTGAAAGACCCTGCAACCCGTAAGAGGCTTTTGGATGCTGCGGATGCCGCCGCTATTTACAATGTAATCAGAGAACAGGACAGCTGCTATTGA
- the hpf gene encoding ribosome hibernation-promoting factor, HPF/YfiA family — protein sequence MQITTTFRHMEPSDPLKSYAEEKLERVKKYIDEPIVAQVFLTVEKIRHSAEVTITAKGITMKASEETNDMYAAVDAVVDKIERQLRRYKERIKAHKPATDTRERLVQKSIVEAESIEQQREPVIIRTKTFSLKPMSVEEAVMQMDLLHKDFLVYTEAATENINVIYRRKDGNYGLIEPNKE from the coding sequence ATGCAGATAACAACAACATTCAGACACATGGAGCCGAGTGATCCCCTTAAAAGCTACGCTGAGGAAAAACTGGAAAGGGTCAAAAAATATATTGATGAGCCGATCGTGGCCCAAGTCTTCCTGACTGTGGAGAAAATCCGCCATAGTGCGGAGGTGACCATTACAGCCAAGGGAATTACCATGAAGGCTTCGGAAGAGACCAACGACATGTATGCAGCGGTCGATGCGGTGGTAGATAAAATCGAGCGGCAACTGCGGCGTTACAAGGAGCGGATCAAGGCCCATAAGCCGGCTACTGACACCCGCGAGCGTCTGGTTCAGAAAAGTATCGTCGAGGCTGAAAGTATCGAACAGCAGAGAGAACCGGTCATCATCAGAACCAAGACCTTTTCCCTCAAGCCCATGTCCGTGGAAGAGGCGGTTATGCAGATGGATCTCCTGCACAAGGATTTTCTGGTCTATACAGAGGCTGCTACAGAAAACATCAACGTTATCTATCGCCGTAAGGATGGCAATTACGGCCTCATAGAACCGAATAAAGAGTAG
- the rpoN gene encoding RNA polymerase factor sigma-54 — translation MAIEMRQQMKLSQQLVMTPQLQQAIKLLQLSRLELQDVVRQELEENPLLDEVPELEEIKETEQLELSEKEVEPEVPATEFQEVTAGEETREMDWESYLDGYNYTAGEQYYDDEERPSFENLLTKKSTLVDHLMWQLSLTKLTDDEMKVGTEIIGNVDDDGYFRASLADVAFACQVEEPFVEAVLKRIQEFDPSGVAARDLRECLLIQVKALGMGGSLVEAVLTDHLKDLESRKYKQAARALGVDVNDILTATRIIANLDPNPGRMFGQDDVQYISADIFVYKIGEEYVVVLNDEGMPNLRINPLYAGEGKTGAQADPKAEEYINDKMRSAMWLIKSIQQRQRTVYKVAKSLVKFQRDFLDRGIEYLKPLVLRDIAEDIGMHESTISRVTTNKYMQTPQGLYELKYFFNSGISTNEGDFIASESVKNKIKEIVDAEDQRKPYSDQRLAELLSAHNINIAQRTVTKYREMLRIGSSSERKKHF, via the coding sequence ATGGCAATTGAAATGCGCCAACAGATGAAGCTGAGCCAGCAACTGGTGATGACCCCCCAGTTGCAGCAGGCTATCAAGCTCCTTCAACTTTCACGGTTGGAACTCCAGGACGTGGTGCGACAGGAGCTTGAAGAGAATCCGTTACTCGATGAGGTGCCGGAACTTGAAGAGATCAAGGAGACGGAACAGCTCGAGTTGAGTGAAAAGGAAGTTGAGCCTGAAGTTCCTGCTACGGAATTCCAGGAGGTCACGGCTGGCGAAGAAACGCGCGAGATGGACTGGGAATCCTATCTTGACGGTTACAACTATACGGCCGGTGAACAGTATTATGATGACGAAGAGCGACCTTCTTTTGAAAATCTTCTGACCAAGAAGAGTACGCTTGTTGACCATCTCATGTGGCAGTTGAGCCTTACCAAACTTACCGATGACGAGATGAAAGTCGGTACGGAAATAATCGGTAACGTTGATGATGACGGTTACTTCCGGGCTTCTCTTGCAGATGTTGCGTTTGCCTGCCAGGTGGAAGAGCCTTTCGTTGAGGCGGTGCTCAAGCGTATTCAGGAGTTTGATCCGTCAGGTGTTGCGGCACGGGATCTGCGCGAGTGTCTCCTGATTCAGGTCAAGGCGCTCGGCATGGGTGGGAGTTTGGTTGAAGCTGTGCTGACCGATCATCTGAAAGACCTTGAGTCACGCAAATACAAACAGGCGGCCAGGGCTCTGGGAGTCGATGTCAACGACATTCTGACGGCAACACGGATCATCGCCAATCTGGACCCGAACCCGGGGCGGATGTTTGGCCAGGATGACGTCCAGTACATATCTGCGGACATTTTCGTCTATAAGATCGGTGAAGAGTATGTGGTGGTGCTCAATGACGAGGGCATGCCCAATTTGAGGATCAACCCGCTCTATGCCGGCGAAGGCAAAACAGGCGCGCAGGCTGATCCCAAGGCTGAAGAATACATAAACGACAAGATGCGTTCCGCCATGTGGCTTATCAAGAGCATCCAGCAGCGGCAACGGACGGTCTACAAGGTGGCCAAGAGCCTCGTGAAATTCCAGCGGGATTTTCTGGACCGTGGGATCGAATATTTGAAGCCCCTGGTGTTGCGGGATATTGCCGAGGATATCGGCATGCACGAGTCGACCATCAGCCGCGTCACCACCAATAAGTACATGCAGACGCCACAGGGACTGTATGAACTTAAATACTTCTTTAACAGCGGCATATCTACCAATGAAGGCGATTTCATAGCTTCGGAAAGCGTCAAGAACAAGATCAAGGAGATCGTGGATGCCGAAGATCAGCGCAAGCCTTATAGCGATCAGCGCCTGGCCGAGTTGCTCTCAGCACATAACATCAACATTGCGCAGCGCACCGTGACCAAGTATCGGGAGATGCTGCGAATCGGTTCGTCTTCAGAGCGGAAAAAACACTTTTAA
- the lptB gene encoding LPS export ABC transporter ATP-binding protein, with the protein MAALNPERTLYTRELKKSFNRRMVVNSVDLKVSSGEVIGLLGPNGAGKTTTFYMVVGLCRPDSGAVYLDGDAITDLPMYLRARKGISYLPQEPSVFRKLTVEENLMAVLETMKLSRSRCRERVEELLAEFRITHIARSKGFALSGGERRRVEIARALATDPAFILLDEPFAGIDPLAVIDIQGIITDLKNKGLGVLISDHNVRETLGVCDKAYILNAGEVLEFGDPVQIAESRKAREIYLGEKFRL; encoded by the coding sequence ATGGCAGCGCTAAACCCTGAAAGAACCCTTTATACAAGAGAGCTGAAGAAGAGTTTCAACCGGCGGATGGTTGTCAACAGCGTTGACCTCAAAGTTTCGTCCGGTGAAGTGATCGGCCTCTTGGGGCCGAACGGGGCGGGAAAGACGACTACTTTTTACATGGTGGTCGGACTCTGCCGCCCGGATAGCGGCGCTGTTTATCTGGATGGGGATGCCATTACCGACCTCCCCATGTATCTGCGGGCGCGGAAGGGGATAAGCTATCTTCCCCAGGAGCCTTCGGTTTTTCGTAAATTAACGGTTGAGGAAAACCTGATGGCAGTCCTCGAAACCATGAAATTGTCGAGAAGCCGTTGTCGGGAGCGGGTGGAAGAGCTTCTAGCCGAGTTCAGGATAACCCATATTGCCCGGAGCAAGGGTTTTGCCCTTTCCGGCGGTGAACGCCGCAGGGTCGAAATTGCCAGGGCGCTTGCGACTGATCCTGCTTTCATCCTGCTCGACGAGCCGTTTGCCGGAATTGACCCTTTAGCGGTGATCGATATCCAGGGTATTATCACAGACTTGAAGAACAAGGGGCTCGGCGTGCTCATTTCCGACCACAATGTGCGGGAAACCCTGGGCGTATGTGACAAAGCATATATCCTCAATGCAGGAGAAGTCCTCGAATTCGGTGATCCTGTGCAGATAGCGGAGAGCAGGAAGGCGCGGGAGATTTATCTGGGCGAGAAATTCCGGCTGTAA
- the lptA gene encoding lipopolysaccharide transport periplasmic protein LptA — protein MIKKCILAIVLSLTLAGVVLAAGKSGGDRNAQPIKIKSNELFTDNNNRTATFVGKVSARQGDMTIYSDKLVINYSEKDKDVEKVEAFGNVRVVQGNRQALAGHALYENKAGKIVLDTSPKVYQGDDVVSGKVITYFVDEQKSVVTGGGDARVEAVIHPMDKGKDGSAKP, from the coding sequence GTGATAAAAAAATGTATTCTTGCCATCGTTCTCAGCCTGACGCTTGCCGGTGTGGTGCTTGCCGCAGGAAAATCCGGCGGGGATCGAAATGCTCAACCGATTAAAATTAAATCAAACGAGCTTTTTACCGATAACAATAACAGAACTGCCACGTTTGTCGGGAAGGTTTCGGCACGGCAGGGAGATATGACCATCTACTCCGATAAGCTGGTTATCAACTATTCGGAAAAAGATAAAGATGTTGAAAAAGTTGAGGCTTTCGGCAATGTGCGGGTCGTGCAGGGAAACCGTCAGGCCTTGGCAGGCCACGCCCTCTATGAGAATAAAGCGGGGAAGATAGTTCTCGATACATCTCCCAAGGTATACCAGGGGGATGACGTTGTTTCAGGCAAGGTGATTACCTACTTCGTGGATGAGCAGAAGAGTGTTGTCACCGGTGGGGGGGACGCGCGGGTTGAGGCGGTCATACATCCCATGGACAAGGGAAAAGATGGCAGCGCTAAACCCTGA
- the lptC gene encoding LPS export ABC transporter periplasmic protein LptC: MLKLNNIRRFLALVIILSAISVVVAITLKVQQGKTPAETLSRLPGNVDVALQKIHYTETKAGVKKWDLLADQAVFDRKSEIIHLTGVRLLVAAGGKMGDITLTADRADYDSKSKDVKLVGNVEAKSVSGMRFTTEIAIYMANRSMIKTAGRVRFSDGQLDLDGVGMELMTVTKNLKIMKDVTASVRTGINK, from the coding sequence ATGCTGAAACTCAATAATATCAGGCGATTCCTGGCGTTAGTCATTATTTTGTCCGCTATTTCGGTAGTCGTTGCAATAACGTTGAAAGTTCAGCAGGGCAAGACCCCGGCCGAGACACTTAGTCGGCTTCCCGGGAATGTTGATGTGGCCCTGCAGAAAATTCACTACACAGAAACGAAGGCCGGGGTGAAAAAGTGGGATCTTCTTGCCGATCAGGCCGTATTCGATAGGAAGAGCGAGATTATTCACCTGACCGGTGTCCGTCTGCTTGTTGCTGCCGGCGGTAAAATGGGGGATATTACCCTGACAGCCGACCGGGCTGATTATGACAGCAAATCAAAAGATGTGAAGCTTGTGGGCAACGTTGAGGCAAAAAGCGTATCCGGGATGCGATTTACCACTGAAATCGCGATTTATATGGCAAACCGTTCCATGATCAAGACTGCAGGCAGGGTAAGATTCAGCGATGGACAATTGGACCTGGACGGCGTCGGTATGGAGCTGATGACGGTAACGAAGAACCTGAAGATAATGAAGGACGTTACTGCAAGCGTGAGGACAGGAATCAACAAGTGA
- a CDS encoding KdsC family phosphatase — protein MKERLSNIKLLILDVDGVMTDGRIIFDSNGVESKFFNVKDGHGIKMVQRAGIEVGIISGRGSQVVVNRAAELGIACLYQKCLDKLTPYTKILAETGLDDSQVAFVGDDIIDIPIMRRVGFAAAPADAVPDVLPHVHFVTRNRGGWGAVREVCDLLLKEQGAWETVTARYYS, from the coding sequence GTGAAAGAACGACTTAGCAACATAAAACTGCTTATCCTCGATGTGGATGGGGTCATGACCGACGGCCGTATCATCTTCGACTCAAACGGCGTGGAGAGCAAGTTTTTCAACGTCAAGGACGGTCACGGCATTAAAATGGTGCAGCGGGCAGGGATTGAGGTTGGGATTATTTCCGGCCGGGGGTCCCAGGTGGTGGTCAATCGGGCCGCTGAATTGGGGATTGCCTGTCTTTACCAGAAATGTCTGGATAAACTGACGCCGTACACGAAGATTTTGGCAGAGACCGGGCTTGACGATTCCCAGGTCGCCTTTGTCGGCGATGATATTATCGATATCCCTATCATGCGCCGGGTGGGGTTTGCCGCGGCTCCGGCCGATGCCGTACCGGATGTGTTACCCCACGTCCACTTTGTGACCAGAAATCGTGGCGGCTGGGGCGCCGTGCGGGAAGTGTGCGATCTGCTGCTCAAGGAACAGGGAGCCTGGGAAACGGTTACCGCTCGGTATTATTCGTAG
- a CDS encoding KpsF/GutQ family sugar-phosphate isomerase: MILEEAKKVIRIEAEALLSLADAINGEFEKAVRLILASRGRVVVTGMGKSGLIGQKIASTMASTGTPAFFLHPAEGIHGDLGMIMKGDVVIAISNSGETEEVVRILPIIKRLGASLVAMTGNPSSNLAKAGDVFLDISVKEEACPLGLAPTASTTATLAMGDALSVALLLERGFNAEDFALFHPGGALGKKLILTVEDMMHGGEAIPLVSAGTLMREALFVITSKGLGITGVTGADGALLGVITDGDLRRALEKGMDIINLPASDLMSMKPKRINRSELAAKALQQMEQFSITSLFVFENDSSFRPVGIIHLHDLLKAGIA; encoded by the coding sequence GTGATTCTTGAAGAAGCGAAAAAGGTAATACGTATCGAGGCGGAGGCGCTCCTTTCCCTCGCTGATGCCATCAACGGCGAGTTCGAAAAGGCGGTGCGCCTGATCCTTGCTTCCCGCGGCCGGGTGGTTGTTACAGGAATGGGGAAGTCAGGGTTGATCGGCCAGAAAATTGCGTCCACCATGGCATCTACCGGTACGCCGGCATTTTTCCTCCATCCTGCGGAGGGTATCCACGGTGACCTTGGCATGATCATGAAGGGTGATGTGGTGATCGCCATCTCAAACAGCGGCGAAACCGAAGAGGTGGTCCGCATCCTGCCGATCATCAAACGCCTCGGGGCGAGCCTGGTTGCCATGACCGGCAATCCGTCTTCCAACCTGGCAAAGGCCGGCGACGTATTCCTCGATATTTCCGTGAAAGAAGAGGCGTGTCCGTTGGGATTGGCCCCGACCGCTTCGACCACGGCCACCTTGGCCATGGGGGATGCCCTTTCCGTAGCGCTTCTCCTGGAGCGCGGTTTCAATGCGGAGGACTTTGCCCTTTTCCACCCTGGCGGGGCCTTGGGAAAAAAACTTATTCTCACGGTCGAGGACATGATGCACGGCGGGGAGGCGATACCGTTGGTGAGTGCCGGCACGCTGATGCGCGAGGCGTTGTTCGTCATTACTTCCAAGGGGTTGGGGATAACCGGGGTTACCGGCGCGGACGGCGCCCTCCTCGGGGTCATTACCGACGGAGATCTTCGCCGGGCGCTGGAGAAGGGCATGGATATCATCAACCTTCCCGCTTCTGACCTCATGTCGATGAAACCGAAGCGGATTAACCGCTCAGAGTTGGCTGCCAAGGCGCTACAGCAAATGGAGCAGTTTTCCATTACCTCGCTGTTCGTCTTCGAGAATGACAGCAGTTTCAGGCCGGTGGGGATAATCCATCTTCACGACCTGTTGAAGGCGGGGATAGCTTAG
- the kdsA gene encoding 3-deoxy-8-phosphooctulonate synthase: MVKEISVGNVKIGGDRPLVLIAGPCVIENEVATMRCAERLMTICNGVSIPLIFKASYDKANRTSVNSFRGPGMKDGLKILKKVKEALGVPVLSDIHSIEQVEPAAEVLDVVQIPAFLCRQTDLVVAAARSGKVVNIKKGQFLAPWDMENVAGKAVSTGNDNIILTERGVSFGYNNLVSDMRSFPILRKIGYPVVFDATHSVQLPGGLGGSSGGQREFVEYLGRAAVATGIDGIFMEVHDDPEKALCDGPNSVKLEDLPALLKKLKAIDAIVK, encoded by the coding sequence ATGGTAAAAGAAATAAGCGTCGGCAATGTCAAGATAGGCGGCGACCGGCCGCTGGTACTCATTGCCGGGCCGTGCGTGATTGAAAATGAGGTGGCAACCATGCGCTGCGCTGAGCGGCTCATGACCATCTGCAACGGGGTTTCGATTCCCCTCATATTCAAGGCTTCCTACGACAAGGCTAACCGTACCTCGGTCAATTCGTTTCGCGGGCCGGGAATGAAGGATGGGCTCAAGATCCTCAAAAAGGTGAAAGAAGCTCTCGGTGTGCCGGTGCTGTCCGACATCCATTCCATAGAGCAGGTGGAGCCGGCAGCCGAGGTGCTCGATGTTGTACAGATACCGGCTTTTCTCTGCCGGCAGACCGATCTGGTTGTGGCTGCTGCGCGAAGCGGCAAGGTGGTGAATATCAAGAAGGGACAGTTTCTCGCTCCCTGGGACATGGAAAATGTGGCAGGCAAGGCCGTTTCAACCGGTAACGACAATATAATCCTGACGGAACGGGGGGTGTCGTTCGGATATAACAACCTGGTGTCCGATATGCGCAGCTTCCCAATTTTGCGGAAAATCGGCTATCCGGTGGTCTTTGACGCGACCCACAGCGTTCAGCTTCCCGGCGGCCTCGGCGGCTCCTCCGGCGGGCAGCGCGAGTTCGTCGAATACCTCGGCCGGGCTGCGGTTGCAACCGGGATCGACGGAATCTTCATGGAAGTCCACGACGACCCGGAAAAGGCCCTCTGCGACGGTCCGAACTCGGTGAAGCTTGAAGATCTGCCCGCGCTGTTGAAGAAACTGAAGGCTATTGATGCCATAGTGAAATAG
- a CDS encoding CTP synthase: MKTKFIFVTGGVVSSIGKGLAAASLGALLEARGLRVTHQKLDPYINVDPGTMSPFQHGEVFVTDDGAETDLDLGHYERYTSARLSKKSNFTTGQVYFSVIEKERRGDYLGGTVQVIPHITDEIKSKILDNAKGSDIAIIEIGGTVGDIESLPFLEAIRQFKADRGAGNVLYLHVTLVPFIKTADELKTKPTQHSVKELREIGIQPDILLCRCEQDLPREMKAKIALFCNVEEKAVITSMDAEHIYAVPLALHKEGLDEQVVEKLNIWAKAPDLTPWQQVVDKLMHPGHGKVRIAIVGKYVNLTESYKSLAEALTHGGIANDCRVHLSYLDSEKIEQEGIDGLLDGVDGILVPGGFGERGTEGKIKAIEYARTRKIPFFGICLGMQMAVVEYARNVCHLDDAFSSEFKQDCANPIIHLMEEQKGVSRKGGTMRLGAYPCTLAKGSFAQKAYGTLDISERHRHRYEFNNDYRDLLVSNGLILSGIYKEGDLVEIVEIPDHPWFVGCQFHPEFKSKPLNPHPLFRAFIAAALHNIKA; this comes from the coding sequence ATGAAGACCAAATTTATTTTTGTTACCGGCGGCGTTGTTTCCTCCATTGGCAAGGGACTCGCCGCCGCTTCTTTGGGAGCGCTTTTGGAGGCCCGCGGTCTGCGGGTTACCCATCAGAAACTGGATCCTTACATCAACGTCGATCCCGGCACCATGTCGCCGTTTCAGCATGGTGAAGTGTTTGTTACCGATGACGGCGCCGAAACCGACCTGGATCTGGGCCATTACGAGCGGTACACCTCGGCACGCCTTTCGAAAAAGAGCAACTTTACCACCGGCCAGGTATATTTTTCCGTGATCGAGAAGGAGCGTCGCGGCGATTATCTGGGGGGCACCGTGCAGGTAATCCCCCATATTACCGACGAGATAAAATCCAAGATACTCGATAACGCCAAAGGATCGGACATCGCTATTATCGAGATAGGCGGGACCGTGGGTGACATTGAGTCGCTACCTTTTCTCGAAGCGATACGCCAGTTCAAGGCCGACCGTGGCGCCGGTAACGTCCTCTACCTGCATGTTACCCTCGTTCCTTTCATCAAGACTGCCGACGAACTGAAAACCAAGCCGACCCAGCATTCGGTGAAAGAATTGCGGGAGATCGGCATTCAGCCGGATATCCTTCTCTGCCGTTGTGAGCAGGATCTCCCCCGGGAGATGAAGGCAAAGATCGCACTGTTCTGCAATGTGGAGGAAAAGGCGGTAATTACCTCCATGGACGCCGAACACATTTATGCGGTGCCTCTGGCGCTGCATAAGGAGGGACTTGACGAACAGGTGGTGGAGAAACTCAACATCTGGGCCAAGGCACCGGATTTGACCCCCTGGCAGCAAGTGGTCGATAAACTGATGCACCCCGGTCACGGCAAGGTGCGTATCGCCATCGTCGGTAAATACGTAAACCTGACCGAGTCGTATAAATCATTGGCAGAGGCTCTTACCCACGGTGGCATTGCCAACGATTGCCGGGTCCATCTGAGCTACCTGGATTCGGAAAAAATCGAACAGGAAGGGATTGATGGCTTGTTGGACGGGGTTGACGGCATCCTTGTGCCGGGTGGCTTTGGCGAACGGGGTACTGAGGGGAAGATAAAGGCGATAGAGTATGCCCGAACCAGGAAAATCCCCTTTTTCGGCATCTGTCTGGGAATGCAGATGGCGGTCGTGGAATACGCCCGGAACGTCTGCCACTTGGATGATGCCTTTTCAAGCGAATTCAAGCAGGATTGCGCGAACCCGATCATCCATCTTATGGAGGAACAGAAAGGCGTCAGCCGCAAAGGCGGCACCATGCGCCTCGGCGCTTATCCCTGCACCCTTGCCAAGGGATCGTTCGCCCAAAAGGCTTACGGGACTCTTGATATATCCGAGCGCCACCGCCATCGCTACGAATTCAACAATGATTACCGTGACCTCCTTGTCTCAAACGGACTGATTCTTTCCGGTATTTACAAGGAGGGGGATCTGGTGGAGATTGTGGAGATACCCGATCACCCGTGGTTCGTCGGTTGCCAGTTCCACCCGGAGTTTAAATCCAAGCCGCTCAATCCGCACCCACTCTTCAGGGCCTTCATTGCTGCGGCGCTGCATAATATAAAGGCGTGA
- the kdsB gene encoding 3-deoxy-manno-octulosonate cytidylyltransferase — MKITAIIPARYASTRFEGKALADIMGKPMVQHVYERTAKASLVSEVIVATDDERIAAAVHAFGGRAEMTSRVHETGTDRLAEVAARLDSDIIVNVQGDEPLIEPAMIDEAIKPLAEDSSVMMGTLKTRIKTLHDFLSPNVVKVVTDWEGYALYFSRSPLPNFRDKWNDLKDEAFASRKLLCYKHVGLYVYRRDFLLQFAQMSPTYLEMAEKLEQLRVLENGYRIKVVETDYESIGVDTPGDLEKVLERLKK, encoded by the coding sequence ATGAAAATAACAGCAATTATTCCCGCAAGATATGCATCCACCCGTTTTGAAGGGAAAGCCCTTGCCGACATCATGGGCAAGCCCATGGTGCAACATGTCTACGAGCGGACCGCCAAAGCCTCGCTGGTTTCCGAAGTAATCGTGGCCACTGACGACGAGCGGATTGCCGCAGCTGTCCATGCATTCGGCGGCAGGGCCGAGATGACCTCAAGGGTGCATGAAACCGGGACGGACAGGCTGGCCGAAGTGGCGGCGCGTCTCGATTCCGACATCATCGTCAATGTTCAGGGCGACGAGCCCCTCATTGAGCCTGCCATGATCGATGAGGCGATCAAACCGCTCGCCGAGGATTCTTCTGTCATGATGGGGACCCTCAAAACACGCATCAAGACCTTGCACGATTTTCTCAGCCCCAATGTGGTCAAGGTGGTTACCGACTGGGAAGGGTATGCCCTTTATTTTTCCCGTTCACCGCTACCCAATTTCCGCGACAAGTGGAATGATCTGAAGGACGAGGCGTTTGCCTCGCGTAAACTGCTCTGCTACAAGCACGTGGGACTGTATGTTTACCGTCGCGACTTCCTCCTCCAATTCGCCCAGATGTCACCCACTTACCTGGAAATGGCGGAAAAGCTGGAGCAGCTCCGGGTTCTGGAAAACGGTTATAGAATCAAGGTCGTGGAGACCGATTATGAATCCATAGGGGTCGATACTCCCGGCGACCTGGAGAAGGTGTTGGAGAGACTTAAAAAGTAG